The following proteins come from a genomic window of Companilactobacillus pabuli:
- a CDS encoding metallophosphoesterase family protein, whose amino-acid sequence MKFLHAADLHLDTPFVGINDFSKKLQKKLQDSTYQAARNLFSTALKEQVDFVILAGDIFDDTDSSLKAQMFLRDEFEKLKQAGIAVYLIYGNHDYYRNNFAVVNFPENVHIFGQDVSTETLMSSDGVKVGITGFSYYQQHINQAVVKNYPSRGDFDYQIGILHAGVGDDNYAPFQINDLIQKGYDYWALGHIHKREVLCDSPAIVYPGDIQGRNQNETTPKGFYIVTVENQLTKLKFVKSSVYTWNKVELNVKNDSIDKLITKITDSLNQADTLLTLTINNAQNLSDDVIKTIKRNELQHHFANVDTPSILYKIILKFNDNPQLSQIDQKYWKQAQSQTLDLDKIKDLDSKLYAEGIIRDHINDRDFLKNITELVKNTINQKYTGE is encoded by the coding sequence ATGAAGTTTTTACATGCAGCAGATTTACATTTAGATACGCCATTTGTCGGTATTAATGACTTTTCCAAAAAATTACAAAAGAAACTGCAAGACTCAACTTATCAAGCTGCTAGAAATCTTTTTAGTACGGCGTTGAAGGAGCAAGTAGATTTTGTTATTTTGGCAGGAGATATCTTTGACGATACCGACAGTTCGTTGAAAGCACAAATGTTTTTACGCGATGAGTTTGAGAAACTAAAACAAGCCGGCATCGCGGTCTATTTGATTTACGGTAATCATGATTATTATCGTAATAATTTTGCTGTAGTTAACTTTCCTGAAAATGTCCATATTTTTGGACAAGACGTTTCGACTGAAACTTTGATGTCCAGTGATGGCGTAAAAGTTGGGATCACTGGTTTTAGTTATTATCAACAACACATCAATCAAGCGGTCGTTAAGAATTACCCGAGTCGTGGGGATTTCGATTATCAAATTGGAATCTTGCATGCTGGCGTTGGCGATGACAATTATGCACCATTTCAGATCAATGATTTAATTCAAAAAGGTTATGACTATTGGGCATTAGGTCATATTCATAAACGAGAGGTTTTATGTGATAGTCCGGCAATCGTCTATCCAGGTGATATTCAGGGCCGTAATCAGAATGAAACTACTCCTAAGGGATTTTATATAGTAACAGTTGAAAATCAATTGACTAAATTGAAATTTGTTAAGAGCAGCGTTTATACGTGGAATAAAGTAGAATTAAATGTTAAAAATGATTCGATTGATAAGTTGATAACTAAAATTACTGATAGTTTGAATCAAGCAGATACATTGCTGACTTTAACAATTAATAACGCTCAAAATTTGTCTGATGATGTCATTAAAACTATCAAGCGCAATGAATTGCAGCATCATTTTGCAAATGTGGATACGCCAAGTATTTTATATAAAATCATCTTGAAATTTAATGACAATCCACAACTATCTCAAATTGATCAAAAATACTGGAAACAAGCTCAAAGTCAAACACTAGATTTAGACAAAATCAAAGATCTAGATAGCAAATTATATGCTGAAGGCATTATCCGAGATCACATCAATGATCGTGATTTTTTGAAAAATATTACCGAATTAGTAAAGAATACAATTAATCAAAAATATACTGGAGAATAA
- a CDS encoding YlbF family regulator encodes MNIYDSANQLEQDLRKTTEVAELKLAFEAVKANDLAYKLFDKVQNKQFELQQKQMQGQEITDDDIKAMRELTDQLSNYSEIQNLMEKEQKMNSMMDELNKIISKPIAEIYQDK; translated from the coding sequence ATGAACATTTACGATAGCGCCAATCAACTTGAACAAGACTTAAGAAAGACAACTGAAGTTGCTGAATTAAAGCTTGCTTTTGAAGCTGTTAAGGCTAATGACTTGGCATACAAACTTTTTGATAAAGTTCAAAACAAACAATTTGAATTACAACAAAAACAAATGCAAGGTCAAGAAATTACAGACGACGACATTAAGGCAATGCGTGAACTTACAGACCAACTTTCAAATTACAGTGAAATCCAAAACTTAATGGAAAAAGAGCAAAAGATGAATTCTATGATGGATGAATTGAATAAGATTATTTCAAAGCCTATCGCAGAAATTTATCAAGATAAATAA
- a CDS encoding PBP1A family penicillin-binding protein, whose protein sequence is MNKNNGFWEWFKPKLLVAWSFIKKYWKRFQITRWIILVVMIMILVLSGYWTYKAKTSNVSDLQSSLQTKTTIIDKDGDDAGQLYASKGTYVSYGKISKNIQNAVISTEDRTFWTNPGFSIKGYIRAALGYIIHHGITGGGSTLTQQLAKNSLLTQKQTLARKGEELFLSIEINRVYSKKQILTMYLNNAYFGNGVWGVQDASEKYFGKNASELNPAEGAVLAAILKAPNYYNPIDSMKNSLARRNLVLGLMVDNNKLSASQANYYKNTSINLNDNYEVSSSYKYPYFFDAVIAEAVDKYGLKEDDILNKGYKIYTTLDQEMQTSMQKTFDNNYLFPANAADGTKVQGASVAVDPKSGGVLAVIGGRGDHTFRGWNRATQLARQPGSTIKPLAVYTPAIENGYSYDSKLPNQITSFGKNKYSPTNADGIYSDTIPMYKALYQSENVPAVALLDKIGVKKGVASVENFGIKVHKSDQNLALALGGLEYGVSPLQMARAYTAFANEGKLASTHFITKIVDSTGTVVVDNSNSSTKQIISKSTAKEMTSMMLGVYNEGTGKYAKPSGYQIAGKTGSTEVPQSWGYAGTKDQWMIGYTPDVVVASWMGFDKSDQNHFLTSANENGMSTLFKNEMSNILPETKQTSFGVKDATTLANATDTDDDNDNDISKSIQDGVNNIKNKATEWYNDIKNFFGQ, encoded by the coding sequence ATGAATAAAAACAATGGTTTTTGGGAATGGTTTAAACCCAAATTACTAGTTGCGTGGTCTTTTATAAAAAAATATTGGAAGAGATTCCAAATTACTCGTTGGATAATCTTGGTCGTTATGATCATGATCTTGGTGTTAAGTGGCTATTGGACTTATAAAGCCAAAACTTCCAATGTGTCAGATTTACAGTCTTCTTTGCAAACGAAAACGACTATCATCGATAAAGATGGTGATGATGCCGGTCAGTTGTATGCAAGCAAAGGGACGTATGTCAGTTACGGAAAAATTTCTAAGAATATTCAAAATGCGGTTATTTCTACTGAGGATCGAACGTTTTGGACTAACCCAGGGTTTAGTATCAAAGGATACATTCGAGCTGCTTTAGGTTATATCATTCATCACGGAATTACCGGTGGTGGAAGTACTTTAACTCAGCAATTAGCGAAGAACTCTTTGTTAACGCAAAAGCAAACCTTGGCTAGAAAAGGTGAAGAATTATTCCTTTCAATTGAAATAAATCGAGTATATTCAAAGAAACAAATCCTAACGATGTATTTGAATAATGCTTACTTTGGTAATGGTGTTTGGGGAGTTCAGGATGCTTCTGAAAAGTATTTCGGAAAAAATGCATCAGAACTGAATCCTGCTGAAGGGGCCGTTTTGGCTGCTATCTTGAAAGCACCTAATTATTATAACCCAATTGATAGCATGAAAAACTCACTTGCTCGACGTAATTTAGTTTTAGGTTTGATGGTTGATAATAATAAATTGTCCGCTTCACAAGCAAATTATTATAAGAATACTTCCATTAACTTGAACGATAATTATGAAGTCAGCAGTTCCTATAAGTATCCTTATTTCTTCGATGCTGTTATCGCTGAAGCTGTTGATAAATATGGTCTTAAAGAAGACGATATTTTGAATAAGGGTTACAAGATTTATACGACCCTAGATCAAGAAATGCAGACTTCGATGCAAAAGACTTTTGATAATAATTATTTGTTCCCAGCCAATGCAGCTGATGGAACGAAGGTTCAAGGTGCGTCGGTCGCAGTTGATCCGAAAAGCGGTGGCGTTTTAGCGGTTATCGGAGGACGTGGAGATCACACCTTTAGAGGTTGGAACCGAGCTACTCAATTAGCACGTCAGCCGGGTTCAACTATTAAGCCGTTAGCGGTTTATACACCAGCAATCGAAAATGGCTATAGCTATGATTCAAAATTGCCTAACCAAATTACTAGTTTTGGTAAGAATAAATATTCACCAACTAATGCTGATGGAATTTATTCAGATACGATTCCAATGTATAAGGCACTTTATCAAAGTGAAAATGTGCCTGCTGTAGCTTTATTGGATAAAATTGGAGTTAAAAAGGGTGTTGCTTCAGTTGAGAACTTTGGTATTAAAGTTCATAAGTCTGATCAAAACTTGGCTTTGGCACTAGGTGGTTTGGAATATGGTGTTTCGCCACTTCAAATGGCTAGAGCTTATACGGCTTTTGCCAATGAAGGGAAACTTGCTAGTACGCACTTCATAACCAAAATCGTTGATTCAACTGGAACAGTTGTTGTTGATAATAGTAATTCTTCTACTAAACAGATTATTAGTAAGAGTACCGCTAAAGAAATGACAAGTATGATGTTGGGAGTTTACAACGAAGGTACTGGTAAGTATGCTAAGCCTTCGGGTTACCAAATTGCTGGTAAAACTGGTTCAACGGAAGTACCTCAATCATGGGGTTATGCCGGAACTAAGGATCAATGGATGATAGGTTATACACCGGATGTTGTAGTTGCTAGTTGGATGGGATTTGATAAATCTGATCAAAATCATTTCCTAACTTCAGCTAATGAAAACGGTATGTCAACATTATTCAAGAATGAAATGTCAAATATCCTACCAGAAACTAAACAAACTAGTTTTGGAGTTAAAGATGCAACAACTTTAGCTAATGCAACTGATACGGATGATGATAATGACAATGATATTTCAAAATCCATTCAAGATGGAGTAAATAACATTAAAAATAAAGCCACAGAATGGTACAATGATATTAAGAACTTTTTTGGTCAATAG
- a CDS encoding RluA family pseudouridine synthase: MYQKKIIYHQEKGVNLTIRELLKKWLIPKKWQHFFRIQQDVLINGTYHSFNTIVCDLDEITLNFNFPPRSEQHYLPGNDPVDVVYEDDDIIIVNKKAGKKTHPNIMTENDSLMNDVETYLTNGHPYMVHRIDMETSGLVLISKTPYLVPVFNRQLTTKTLHREYLALVKLDKEIPNSGTINLPISQDPNDVRKKIISSTGLDSVTKFKVIQKNDNYALLQLNLLTGRTHQLRIHLASQGWPIVNDPLYNPHKKTGNLLLFAHKLVFQQPFSEKFQIISAKLSKNMYNLICAYLKQPKSSPNPDN, encoded by the coding sequence ATGTATCAAAAAAAGATAATTTATCATCAAGAAAAAGGTGTAAATTTAACCATTCGCGAGTTGCTAAAAAAATGGCTGATTCCTAAGAAATGGCAGCATTTTTTTCGTATTCAACAGGACGTTTTAATCAACGGAACGTATCACTCTTTTAACACGATTGTTTGTGATCTAGACGAAATAACTTTGAATTTCAATTTTCCACCTCGATCAGAACAACATTATTTACCCGGCAATGATCCTGTAGATGTTGTTTACGAAGATGATGACATAATTATCGTCAACAAAAAAGCTGGAAAAAAGACCCATCCAAATATCATGACCGAGAATGACTCCTTGATGAACGATGTAGAGACTTATTTAACTAATGGTCATCCCTATATGGTCCACCGCATCGATATGGAAACTTCAGGGTTAGTATTAATTTCCAAAACGCCATACCTAGTCCCAGTCTTTAATCGTCAATTAACCACTAAAACCTTACATCGTGAGTATTTAGCCTTGGTCAAGTTAGACAAAGAAATTCCCAATTCTGGAACCATCAACTTACCGATTAGCCAAGACCCTAATGATGTTCGCAAAAAAATCATCAGCTCTACTGGTTTAGATTCTGTGACAAAATTTAAAGTCATCCAAAAAAATGACAACTATGCCTTATTACAACTAAATTTATTGACTGGCCGCACTCATCAATTAAGAATCCACTTGGCTAGTCAAGGCTGGCCCATCGTCAATGATCCACTCTATAATCCTCATAAAAAAACTGGAAATTTATTACTATTTGCCCATAAATTAGTTTTTCAACAACCTTTTAGTGAAAAATTCCAAATTATTTCAGCAAAATTATCAAAAAATATGTATAATCTAATATGTGCTTATTTAAAGCAACCAAAAAGCTCACCTAATCCCGACAATTAG
- a CDS encoding prenyltransferase produces MNRKIFDELSEIKTTTLDLAWLLMAISFIYLNYQTFNIWYGILGFIAVFFIHLFINFHNNYMDYKNSQSEEYRQKISTIGVNRESLAIVKKWMLGLAIFPLIIGAFLTYQTSWVTLMIGVIGVAIGLLYSAGPKPLNSTFVGEIVVAIAISQLIPIAYSYLGLFGSGKFDSSATISIVLACLPNTFAFLCAELSNGTCDLEADLKNGRNTLVSKVGKANALSLFKASWAIAFLLVPILALTKVVPYITLLIVLLYPNIWDDFRPYLKEQVKTKTYPLVIKAVSKFSVTYILLIAVGAIIKLVMSVL; encoded by the coding sequence GTGAATCGAAAAATCTTTGATGAATTATCAGAAATAAAAACAACCACACTAGATTTAGCATGGTTGTTGATGGCAATAAGTTTTATATATTTGAATTATCAAACGTTTAATATCTGGTACGGGATTTTAGGATTTATCGCTGTGTTCTTCATTCACTTGTTCATTAACTTCCATAATAATTATATGGATTACAAGAACTCTCAGAGTGAAGAATATCGTCAAAAAATCAGTACTATTGGTGTTAATCGTGAATCACTGGCAATAGTCAAAAAATGGATGCTCGGTTTGGCCATTTTTCCATTAATAATTGGAGCCTTTTTGACATATCAAACTAGTTGGGTAACCTTGATGATCGGGGTCATCGGAGTTGCCATTGGCTTGTTATATTCAGCAGGTCCCAAGCCACTTAATTCCACTTTTGTTGGAGAAATCGTGGTGGCTATTGCCATAAGCCAATTGATTCCTATAGCTTACTCCTATCTTGGGCTATTCGGATCAGGGAAATTTGATTCTAGCGCTACCATCTCAATCGTTTTGGCCTGTCTGCCTAACACCTTTGCATTCCTATGTGCAGAGTTGAGTAATGGTACTTGTGATTTAGAAGCAGATCTCAAAAATGGTCGTAACACATTGGTTAGTAAAGTAGGGAAAGCCAATGCCTTAAGTTTGTTCAAAGCTAGTTGGGCAATAGCCTTTCTGTTAGTGCCCATCTTAGCTCTGACGAAAGTAGTACCTTACATTACACTATTGATCGTGCTACTTTATCCAAACATTTGGGACGATTTTCGTCCTTATCTAAAGGAACAAGTTAAAACAAAAACTTATCCTTTGGTAATTAAAGCTGTAAGTAAATTCTCGGTAACGTATATTTTATTGATTGCTGTCGGGGCGATTATTAAATTAGTTATGTCAGTGTTATAG
- the argS gene encoding arginine--tRNA ligase — MDFKKQVVDALVKVLPEEITEEQVTKLIEKPKTSDLGDYAFPTFILAKTLHKAPNMIAEELVGKIDTTGFEKVVNTGAYINFFLDKEAFSKDILKTVLTEQTNYGNADQGKGRNVPIDMSSPNIAKPMSMGHLRSTVIGNSIAKIISKLNYNPVKINHLGDWGTQFGKLIVGYKLWGSVEEVEADPINNLLKYYVRFHKEAEEKPELDDEARAWFKKMEDGDKEALALWTWFKELSLKEFQKIYDRLDVQFDHFTGESFYNDKMDAIVDTLEEKGLLKESRGAEIVDLSEYDLSPALIKKTDGATLYITRDLAAAKYRKDTFDFVKSLYVVGSEQAEHFTKLKIVLKKMGYDWSDDIDYIPFGLITTGGKKLSTRSGRVILLENVLNDAVDLAKKQIEEKNPDLKNKDAVAEAVGVGAVVFHDLKNDRRDSFDFNLEEVVRFEGETGPYVQYTNARALSILRKAGDVDYKDTKDLALTDPEAWDTIKMLQNFPDVVKRAAKDYEPSVVAKYVLKLAKSFNQYYAHSKILADDEGLKARLALVKSVSIVLQMSLGLLGVKAPEEM; from the coding sequence ATGGATTTTAAGAAACAAGTAGTAGATGCACTAGTTAAAGTTTTACCAGAGGAAATTACTGAGGAACAAGTTACAAAATTGATCGAGAAGCCTAAGACTTCAGATTTGGGTGACTATGCTTTCCCAACATTTATCTTGGCTAAGACATTGCACAAAGCACCTAACATGATTGCTGAAGAATTAGTTGGCAAGATCGATACAACTGGTTTTGAAAAAGTTGTAAATACTGGTGCTTATATCAATTTCTTCCTAGATAAAGAAGCCTTTTCAAAAGATATTTTGAAGACAGTTTTAACTGAACAAACAAACTATGGTAATGCCGATCAAGGTAAGGGACGTAACGTTCCAATCGATATGTCATCACCTAACATTGCTAAGCCAATGTCAATGGGTCACTTACGTTCAACAGTTATCGGTAACTCAATTGCTAAAATTATTTCAAAATTAAATTACAATCCAGTTAAGATCAATCACTTGGGTGACTGGGGAACTCAATTCGGTAAGTTGATCGTTGGATACAAATTATGGGGTTCTGTTGAAGAAGTCGAAGCTGATCCAATCAACAACCTATTGAAGTATTATGTACGTTTCCACAAGGAAGCTGAAGAAAAACCAGAACTTGATGACGAGGCTCGTGCTTGGTTCAAGAAGATGGAAGACGGCGACAAAGAAGCTTTGGCACTTTGGACATGGTTCAAGGAACTTTCATTAAAGGAATTCCAAAAGATCTATGATCGTCTAGATGTTCAATTTGATCACTTTACTGGTGAATCATTCTACAACGACAAGATGGATGCTATCGTTGATACACTTGAAGAAAAAGGTCTTCTAAAGGAAAGTCGTGGTGCTGAAATCGTTGATTTGTCAGAATACGACTTGTCACCAGCTTTGATCAAGAAGACTGATGGTGCCACACTTTACATTACACGTGACTTGGCTGCTGCTAAGTACCGTAAAGATACTTTCGATTTCGTTAAATCACTTTACGTTGTTGGTAGTGAACAAGCAGAGCACTTTACAAAACTTAAGATTGTTCTTAAGAAAATGGGTTACGACTGGTCAGACGATATCGACTACATCCCATTTGGCTTGATCACAACAGGTGGTAAGAAACTTTCAACTCGTTCCGGTCGTGTTATCTTGCTAGAAAACGTTCTAAATGATGCCGTTGACTTAGCTAAGAAACAAATCGAAGAAAAGAACCCAGATTTGAAGAACAAAGATGCCGTTGCTGAAGCAGTTGGTGTTGGTGCGGTAGTCTTCCATGATTTGAAAAATGATCGTCGTGATAGCTTTGACTTTAACCTTGAAGAAGTTGTTCGTTTCGAAGGTGAAACTGGTCCTTATGTTCAATACACAAATGCTCGTGCATTAAGCATTTTAAGAAAAGCTGGCGATGTAGACTACAAGGATACTAAAGACTTAGCTCTCACAGATCCAGAGGCTTGGGACACTATCAAGATGCTTCAAAACTTCCCAGACGTTGTTAAACGTGCTGCTAAGGACTACGAACCATCAGTTGTTGCTAAGTATGTTCTAAAGCTTGCTAAGAGCTTTAACCAATACTATGCACACAGTAAGATTTTGGCTGATGACGAAGGTCTTAAAGCAAGACTTGCACTTGTTAAGTCAGTTTCAATAGTTCTACAAATGTCACTTGGTCTATTAGGTGTTAAAGCTCCAGAAGAAATGTAG
- the arcC gene encoding carbamate kinase gives MTKERIVVALGGNAILSKDASAKAQQHAVMQTCESLVEFVKSDKDLIITHGNGPQVGNLLLQQAAADSEKNPALPLDTCGAMTEGSIGYWFQNAMKEVMLKNGINKQVVTLITQTIVDQNDPAFSDPTKPIGPFYTEDEVPSLQKEHPDWVIVEDAGRGYRRVVPSPKPVEINEYPAIEAISKAGVIPIVAGGGGIPVVKDGDKLIGKEAVIDKDFGASKIAQLVDADKLIILTSVGGVFYNFGKPNQEEIFDVTADEIQTHIDNEEFAKGSMMPKVQAAVAFVKATGKPAVIGALDDVKEIIAGNKGTVIHK, from the coding sequence ATGACAAAAGAACGTATCGTGGTTGCTTTAGGTGGTAACGCTATTTTAAGTAAGGATGCTAGTGCAAAAGCTCAACAACACGCTGTTATGCAAACTTGTGAGTCACTAGTAGAATTCGTTAAGAGTGATAAGGATTTGATCATTACACACGGTAATGGTCCACAAGTTGGTAATTTGTTGTTGCAACAAGCTGCAGCCGACAGTGAAAAGAATCCAGCTTTGCCATTAGATACTTGTGGTGCTATGACAGAAGGTAGTATCGGTTACTGGTTCCAAAATGCCATGAAAGAAGTTATGCTCAAAAATGGTATTAACAAGCAAGTTGTAACTTTGATCACACAAACGATTGTTGACCAAAACGACCCAGCCTTCAGTGACCCTACAAAACCTATTGGACCTTTCTATACTGAAGATGAGGTTCCAAGTCTTCAAAAAGAACATCCAGATTGGGTGATCGTTGAAGACGCCGGTCGTGGCTATCGTCGTGTTGTTCCATCACCAAAACCCGTTGAGATCAACGAATATCCAGCTATTGAGGCTATTTCTAAAGCTGGCGTTATTCCAATCGTTGCCGGTGGTGGCGGTATTCCAGTAGTGAAAGATGGAGATAAATTAATTGGTAAAGAAGCTGTTATCGATAAAGATTTCGGTGCTTCTAAGATTGCCCAATTAGTTGATGCTGATAAATTAATCATTTTGACTTCCGTTGGCGGAGTCTTCTACAATTTCGGTAAGCCAAATCAAGAAGAAATTTTTGACGTTACAGCTGACGAAATTCAAACACACATTGACAATGAGGAATTTGCTAAAGGTAGTATGATGCCCAAGGTTCAAGCCGCCGTTGCTTTCGTTAAAGCTACAGGCAAGCCTGCCGTAATCGGTGCCTTGGATGATGTTAAGGAAATTATTGCTGGTAATAAGGGAACAGTTATTCACAAATAA
- a CDS encoding aminotransferase, with product MKIAGFGVEEWLNVHEREAKYDLAQSTITSFSMDEIKKLTQADIYNQLNEQKMNYGWIEGSPTFKKEVSKMYQNVAPDNILQTNGATGANLLAIYSLIEPGDHVISVYPSYQQLYDIPRSLGAEVSFWKLHEDKNWYPDIEELKKLIRPNTKMICINNANNPTGTILDRKFLKQVVEVAKSVGAYILVDEVYLPFDDSVDFAPIVDLYDKGISTNSLSKTYSMPGIRVGWTATNSQLADIFRKYRDYTMICSGVFSDQMACLILENKDKVLNRNKKIVLDNLAYFKDWVQKTDKISCVFPNGVSTSFVKLETKKSSLEFCKDLLKDTGVLLVPGEAFDTPGYARLGYCAPHETLTKGLEVLGDYLQAN from the coding sequence ATGAAAATAGCTGGATTTGGTGTTGAAGAGTGGTTAAACGTCCACGAACGAGAAGCCAAATATGATTTGGCTCAAAGTACGATCACATCATTTTCAATGGATGAGATCAAGAAATTGACCCAAGCTGATATTTATAATCAACTTAACGAACAAAAAATGAATTATGGTTGGATCGAAGGTTCACCAACTTTTAAAAAAGAAGTAAGTAAGATGTATCAGAATGTTGCTCCCGACAATATTCTGCAAACAAATGGTGCTACTGGTGCTAATCTCTTGGCGATTTATTCTTTGATCGAACCAGGAGATCACGTTATCAGCGTTTATCCTAGTTATCAACAGCTCTATGACATCCCGAGATCATTAGGAGCTGAGGTTAGCTTTTGGAAATTACATGAAGATAAGAATTGGTATCCAGACATCGAAGAATTAAAGAAATTGATTCGTCCTAATACTAAGATGATCTGCATCAACAATGCGAATAATCCAACTGGAACGATTTTAGATAGGAAGTTCTTAAAACAAGTCGTTGAAGTTGCCAAAAGCGTTGGTGCTTATATTTTGGTGGATGAAGTTTATTTACCATTTGATGATAGTGTTGATTTTGCCCCAATCGTTGATTTGTACGATAAGGGTATTTCTACTAATTCATTATCCAAAACTTATTCAATGCCAGGAATTCGAGTAGGTTGGACAGCTACTAATTCGCAGCTCGCTGATATTTTTAGAAAGTATCGTGACTATACGATGATCTGTTCTGGAGTTTTCAGCGACCAGATGGCATGTTTGATTTTGGAAAATAAAGATAAAGTATTAAATCGTAATAAAAAAATCGTGCTCGATAATTTAGCATATTTCAAAGACTGGGTTCAAAAAACGGATAAAATCAGTTGCGTCTTTCCAAATGGGGTGTCGACGTCATTTGTGAAGCTCGAAACTAAGAAGTCTAGTTTGGAATTTTGTAAAGATTTATTGAAAGATACTGGGGTCCTACTAGTTCCAGGAGAAGCTTTCGATACACCGGGATATGCCAGATTAGGATATTGTGCACCACACGAGACCTTGACTAAAGGTTTAGAAGTTTTAGGAGATTATTTACAAGCTAATTAA
- the arcD gene encoding arginine-ornithine antiporter, with protein sequence MEEKKGLSLGALTAAVVTSSIGSGVFTLTSSLASGAAPGPVLLAWLVVGFGIMMLAMSLNNLLLKQPESEGIQAYAQVGFGNFAGFVSGWGYWLSAWLGNVAFATVLMSSLGYFFPIFKGGQNIPSVIFASIVSWMLTFIVNRGVESAAAMNTIITICKLIPLFAFIVVGIFVFKGGIFTAHFWSNVASGVAGSSNLVEQFRSCLMIMMWVFVGVEGASMLSSRAQSKNDAGKATIIGIISLLVIYVLASVLPYGYLSQNELAKINQPAMLYIFQDMVGKWGGAFIGIGLIIAILGSWLSWTMLPADTTMLMAEEKMLPSSFGKKNKNGAPTFSLVLTASLIQVFLVILLFSEEAYNFALSLCTAAIVVCYIFVSLYQIKFSLQNKDTKQLWIGIFAAAFQIIAIALAGLHYLILVCIGYLPGIYFYYRAKKEYGLDGGKLTKSEIMWSIIIVMLAIISIVMTATGSIKI encoded by the coding sequence ATGGAAGAAAAGAAGGGTCTATCACTCGGAGCTTTAACAGCGGCTGTTGTTACAAGTTCTATTGGCTCAGGTGTTTTTACCTTAACCAGCTCACTAGCGTCAGGAGCAGCTCCTGGTCCAGTTTTGTTGGCATGGCTCGTCGTTGGATTTGGAATTATGATGTTAGCCATGTCGTTGAATAATTTGTTACTGAAACAACCAGAATCTGAAGGTATTCAGGCTTATGCGCAAGTCGGCTTCGGAAATTTTGCTGGATTCGTTAGTGGATGGGGTTATTGGCTATCAGCTTGGTTAGGAAACGTGGCCTTTGCGACCGTCTTAATGAGTTCATTAGGTTACTTTTTTCCAATCTTTAAAGGTGGACAAAACATTCCTTCGGTAATTTTTGCAAGTATCGTTTCTTGGATGTTGACCTTTATCGTTAATCGTGGGGTTGAATCAGCTGCTGCGATGAACACAATTATTACTATTTGTAAGTTGATTCCATTATTTGCCTTTATCGTTGTCGGAATCTTCGTATTTAAGGGCGGAATTTTTACAGCTCACTTCTGGTCCAACGTGGCTAGTGGTGTCGCTGGAAGCAGCAATTTAGTCGAACAATTTAGATCATGTTTGATGATCATGATGTGGGTTTTCGTTGGTGTTGAAGGTGCTAGTATGTTGTCATCTCGTGCCCAAAGTAAAAATGATGCCGGAAAAGCTACGATCATCGGAATTATCAGTTTACTAGTAATTTATGTTTTGGCTTCAGTTTTACCATATGGTTACTTGTCACAAAATGAATTAGCTAAGATCAATCAACCTGCTATGCTTTATATTTTCCAAGATATGGTTGGAAAATGGGGTGGTGCCTTTATCGGTATCGGCTTGATAATTGCTATTTTGGGTTCTTGGTTATCTTGGACAATGTTGCCAGCTGACACGACAATGTTGATGGCGGAAGAAAAAATGTTGCCATCTTCATTTGGTAAAAAGAATAAAAATGGTGCGCCAACTTTCTCATTAGTCTTGACGGCCAGTTTGATTCAAGTCTTCTTAGTGATCCTCTTATTCTCTGAAGAAGCTTACAATTTTGCCTTGTCACTTTGTACGGCTGCTATCGTAGTTTGCTATATCTTCGTTAGTTTGTATCAAATCAAATTCTCACTCCAAAATAAAGATACGAAACAATTGTGGATAGGAATCTTTGCGGCAGCTTTTCAAATTATTGCCATTGCTTTAGCTGGTTTACATTACTTAATTCTAGTTTGTATCGGTTATTTGCCAGGAATCTATTTCTACTATCGTGCCAAAAAAGAATATGGTCTCGATGGTGGAAAACTAACAAAATCAGAGATTATGTGGTCAATAATTATCGTTATGTTGGCAATCATCAGTATCGTTATGACTGCTACCGGCTCAATTAAAATCTAG